AGCGGCGAAAAGCTCGTCAAGGCCGAGGAGATCATGAAGACGATCACCAAACAGACCCCGGTAAGAACCATTGCAAAGAAGACCCAGCCGGCGTTTTCCGTAAGGAAGGGGGCACCGATCGGGTGCAAGGTGACACTGCGCGGAAAGCACGCACAGGAGTTTGTCAGGACGTCGTTGGGTATCATCGAGAGGATCCTGTTTGAGAACCAGTTCGACAAAAGCGGTAACTTCTCGTTTGGTATCGAGGAGCACACGGATTTCCCCGGCATGTCATATGATCCGCAGATCGGCATCTATGGCATGGACATCAACGTTGTCCTTGAGCGGAGGGGCATCCGGATCACCCGCCGGCGCACTGAGCAGAAGAAGCTCCCGGAAAAGCAGCGCGTGAAAAAAGCGGATGCGATTGAATTCCTCAAACATAACTTTCTGGTGGAGGTGCGCTGATGGCAGGAGAGAGAAAAAAGAAATACGGGCGTGGTGCGAGCGAATGCAAGATGTGCGGGCGCAAACAGGGACTTGTGCGCAGGTACCACATCATGTTCTGCAGGCAGTGCTTCCGCGAATGGGCCCCGAAAATGGGCTTTAAGAAAATGAGCTGAGGGTGAAACAACATGACACGTTCAAATCCAACAGCAGACGGGATGTGCACCCTCAAGAACGCCGGGGATACCGGAAAGTCTGAATGCACCATCGAGCCCGCAAGCAAACTTCTGGGCGCCATGCTGCGCATAATGCAGGAATCCGGCTATATAAAAGGTTTCGAATTTGTTGAAGATGGCAGGGGCGGGCAGCTAATCGTGCACCTGACCGGAAAGATCAACAACTGCGGTGCGATCTCACCGCGGTTCTCGGTTCAGCTTGAGGAAATGGAATACTGGGAGAAACAGTACCTGCCGGGTAAAAACTTCGGTATTCTCATGCTCTCCACATCTCGCGGCGTCTTGTCACACGAACAGGCGAGAAAAGAGGGCATCGGCGGGGAACTCCTCGGGTATGTCTATTGAGGTGGGGACATGACAACAGTACGGAAAATCAAGATCCCCGAGGGGGTCAAAGTTCATCTGGACGGCCCCATGCTCAAAGTAACAGGGCCCAAAGGACAACTCGAGCGTAATGTCCGGTTCCCGCAGGTGACCGTAACAAGCGACGGAAAAGAAGTTATTATTGCCACGGAATCAGGGAAGAAGGCGATCATCGCCATGGTCGGCACCTTTGAGGCGCACACCAAGAATATGTGCAAAGGGGTCCTGAACGGATTCGAATACCACATGAAAGTTGTGTACAGCCACTTCCCCATCCAGCTCAAACTGCAGGGCAGCAGACTTGAGATCAACAATTTCCTCGGTGAGAAAAAGGCGCGGTATGCAAAGATCGAGCCCGGAGTTACAGCAAAGGTTGCAAGCGACGAGGTCATCCTGACCGGCATCAACCGTGAGCTGGTCGGCACGACAGCGGCAAACATTGAACATGCCACACACATCCGGGACCGCGACCCGCGTGTGTTCCAGGATGGCATATTTATCGTTCAGAGGGGCTGAATCCAATGGCAGACGAAATTAGGCGACTGATTCAGGTCAGAACCCAAAAAGGTGCGAGGTTCAAGCGCGATGGTTTTGGCAAGAAATCGCAGCTCTCCGATTCGTGGAGAAAGCCCCGCGGGCAGCACAACAAGCAAAGGGAGCAGAAAAAGGCAAAAGGCAACCTCCCTAAGCCCGGATTTGGCAGTCCGGTTGCAGTCCGCGGCATGCACCCGAGCGGTTTCTACGAGGTGCTGGTACATTCCACCGACGACCTTGAAGGACTGGATGCAAAGACACAGGCTGTCCGGATTGCTGCAAAGGTTGGAAACCGCAAACGTGCAGGAATTCAGGAAAAAGCCCTGTCAGCAGGTCTGAAGATCCTCAATGCACGGGAGACCACTTCCTCTTTAAAGAAAACACCGGCCGCACCAGTAAAGGCAAAGGAAGAGAAACCCTCAAA
Above is a genomic segment from Methanoregula sp. containing:
- a CDS encoding 50S ribosomal protein L5 codes for the protein MRDIYVDKVVVHMGVGESGEKLVKAEEIMKTITKQTPVRTIAKKTQPAFSVRKGAPIGCKVTLRGKHAQEFVRTSLGIIERILFENQFDKSGNFSFGIEEHTDFPGMSYDPQIGIYGMDINVVLERRGIRITRRRTEQKKLPEKQRVKKADAIEFLKHNFLVEVR
- a CDS encoding 30S ribosomal protein S14, with translation MAGERKKKYGRGASECKMCGRKQGLVRRYHIMFCRQCFREWAPKMGFKKMS
- a CDS encoding 30S ribosomal protein S8, which encodes MTRSNPTADGMCTLKNAGDTGKSECTIEPASKLLGAMLRIMQESGYIKGFEFVEDGRGGQLIVHLTGKINNCGAISPRFSVQLEEMEYWEKQYLPGKNFGILMLSTSRGVLSHEQARKEGIGGELLGYVY
- a CDS encoding 50S ribosomal protein L6 — protein: MTTVRKIKIPEGVKVHLDGPMLKVTGPKGQLERNVRFPQVTVTSDGKEVIIATESGKKAIIAMVGTFEAHTKNMCKGVLNGFEYHMKVVYSHFPIQLKLQGSRLEINNFLGEKKARYAKIEPGVTAKVASDEVILTGINRELVGTTAANIEHATHIRDRDPRVFQDGIFIVQRG
- a CDS encoding 50S ribosomal protein L32e, translated to MADEIRRLIQVRTQKGARFKRDGFGKKSQLSDSWRKPRGQHNKQREQKKAKGNLPKPGFGSPVAVRGMHPSGFYEVLVHSTDDLEGLDAKTQAVRIAAKVGNRKRAGIQEKALSAGLKILNARETTSSLKKTPAAPVKAKEEKPSKKEHEKTAKPKPAKKAKEAPRAKEEKKAPAKPDSKKTVKSGTAEEKPKKAKTPKIQKAKAEAAPEEKPKKSSKPKSESAKGTKTKPKAASKPATKPKRKAGTEVKDNE